The proteins below come from a single Oryzomicrobium terrae genomic window:
- the dapB gene encoding 4-hydroxy-tetrahydrodipicolinate reductase — protein sequence MNRLNIAIAGASGRMGKMLIEATLNDGEAALTAALDRPGSAGIGKNAGELVGLASDVVVTSDLKEGLSRSGCLIDFTRPEGTLEHLALCRELGVAMVIGTTGFDEAGKAAIAEAAKDIPIVFAPNMAVGVNVVFKLLETAARILNQGYDIEIVEAHHRHKVDAPSGTALRMGEVVAAGVGRDLKECAIYGREGVTGERDPSTIGFATVRGGDIVGDHVVMFCGTGERVEIAHKAGSRMPYALGSLRAARFLASRSNGLYDMQDVLGLR from the coding sequence ATGAATCGTCTCAATATCGCTATTGCCGGCGCCTCCGGTCGTATGGGCAAGATGCTCATCGAAGCCACCCTCAACGACGGTGAGGCCGCACTCACGGCAGCGCTGGATCGTCCGGGCAGCGCCGGCATCGGTAAAAACGCCGGTGAACTGGTGGGGTTGGCCTCCGACGTAGTGGTGACGTCCGATCTCAAGGAGGGCTTGTCCCGCTCGGGCTGTCTAATCGACTTCACCCGCCCCGAAGGTACTCTGGAGCACCTGGCCCTGTGCCGTGAGCTCGGCGTGGCCATGGTGATCGGTACCACCGGCTTCGACGAGGCGGGTAAGGCGGCCATCGCCGAGGCCGCCAAAGACATCCCCATCGTCTTTGCGCCGAACATGGCGGTGGGCGTGAACGTGGTGTTCAAGCTGCTTGAAACTGCCGCTCGCATCCTCAATCAGGGCTACGACATCGAAATCGTCGAGGCTCACCACCGCCACAAGGTGGATGCCCCATCCGGTACCGCCCTGCGCATGGGCGAAGTGGTGGCCGCCGGTGTCGGCCGCGATCTCAAGGAGTGCGCCATCTACGGCCGTGAAGGTGTCACCGGCGAGCGGGATCCGTCCACCATCGGTTTTGCCACGGTCCGTGGCGGCGATATCGTCGGTGACCACGTGGTGATGTTCTGCGGTACCGGCGAGCGGGTCGAGATCGCTCACAAGGCGGGCAGCCGCATGCCCTATGCCCTGGGCTCCCTGCGTGCTGCTCGTTTCCTGGCGAGCCGTTCCAATGGCCTCTACGACATGCAGGACGTGCTCGGGCTGCGTTGA
- the carA gene encoding glutamine-hydrolyzing carbamoyl-phosphate synthase small subunit, translating into MSPSTTQAASPLFPPYPPAVLVLADGTVFRGYSIGADGSTSGEVVFNTALTGYQEILTDPSYCRQIVTLTYPHIGNVGCNAGDFESRANFAAGLVIRDLPVRAENWRLEETLPDYLKKHGIVAIAGIDTRKLTRILREKGAQSGAIVAGTVDEARALAEANAFPGLAGMDLAKVVSADAAYEWSEGEWTLKGFSEPAAPRFNVVAYDYGIKRNILRMLASRGCKVTVVPAQTPAAEVFKLNPDGVFLSNGPGDPEPCDYAIAAIQEILAKRIPTYGICLGHQLLGLASGAKTVKMKFGHHGANHPVKDVETGQVLITSQNHGFAVDGDTLPANVKVTHVSLFDGSLQGIARTDVPAFSFQGHPEASPGPHDVAYLFDRFVRMMEEHQAAR; encoded by the coding sequence GTGTCGCCCTCCACGACCCAAGCTGCCTCCCCCCTGTTTCCTCCCTATCCGCCCGCCGTTCTGGTGCTGGCCGATGGCACCGTGTTTCGCGGTTATTCCATCGGTGCCGACGGCTCCACCTCCGGTGAGGTGGTCTTCAATACGGCGCTGACCGGCTACCAGGAAATCCTTACCGATCCTTCCTACTGCCGCCAGATCGTCACCCTGACCTACCCGCATATTGGCAACGTCGGCTGCAATGCCGGTGACTTCGAGTCCCGCGCCAACTTCGCCGCAGGCCTGGTGATCCGCGATCTGCCGGTCCGTGCCGAAAACTGGCGTCTCGAAGAGACCCTGCCCGACTATCTTAAGAAGCACGGCATTGTCGCCATTGCCGGCATCGATACCCGCAAGCTGACCCGCATCCTGCGCGAAAAGGGCGCCCAGTCCGGCGCCATCGTCGCCGGCACGGTGGATGAAGCCCGCGCCCTGGCTGAGGCCAATGCCTTCCCCGGCCTGGCTGGCATGGATCTGGCCAAGGTCGTGTCCGCCGACGCCGCCTACGAGTGGAGCGAAGGCGAATGGACGCTGAAGGGCTTTAGTGAGCCTGCCGCGCCGCGCTTCAATGTGGTGGCCTACGATTACGGCATCAAGCGCAACATCCTGCGCATGCTGGCTTCCCGCGGCTGCAAGGTTACCGTGGTGCCGGCCCAGACTCCGGCTGCCGAGGTGTTCAAGCTCAACCCGGACGGTGTGTTCCTGTCCAACGGTCCTGGCGATCCGGAGCCCTGCGACTACGCCATTGCCGCCATCCAGGAAATCCTGGCCAAGCGCATCCCCACCTACGGCATCTGCCTCGGCCACCAGTTGCTCGGCCTGGCCTCCGGCGCCAAGACGGTGAAGATGAAGTTCGGCCACCATGGCGCCAACCACCCGGTCAAGGATGTGGAAACCGGTCAGGTGCTGATCACCAGCCAGAACCACGGCTTCGCGGTGGATGGCGATACCCTGCCGGCCAACGTCAAGGTGACTCACGTCTCCCTGTTCGACGGCTCCCTGCAAGGCATCGCCCGCACCGACGTGCCGGCCTTCTCGTTCCAGGGGCACCCCGAGGCGAGCCCGGGCCCCCACGACGTGGCCTACCTTTTCGACCGCTTCGTGCGGATGATGGAAGAACACCAAGCGGCCCGCTAA
- a CDS encoding outer membrane protein assembly factor BamE, which translates to MSRHLLSGLCVLSVVALAACSPPKLITEYRIDVQQGNALTQDQVAQLRPGLSKDQVRYILGTALLADAFHADRWDYVYRLQKGSTREIESRRLTIFFQDGKLTRVAGDVVPAKDGQAVGDAGVDAPEEKTRVIDLGSLPADGKPLPPVENERGFFGRMLEKVGL; encoded by the coding sequence ATGTCCCGACACCTGCTTAGTGGTCTGTGCGTCCTTTCCGTCGTTGCTCTGGCGGCCTGCTCCCCGCCCAAGCTGATCACCGAATACCGGATCGACGTGCAGCAGGGCAATGCCCTGACCCAGGATCAGGTCGCCCAACTGCGCCCTGGCCTGAGCAAGGATCAGGTGCGCTACATCCTGGGTACGGCCCTGCTGGCCGATGCTTTTCACGCGGATCGCTGGGATTACGTGTACCGGTTGCAAAAGGGCTCGACCCGGGAAATTGAGTCCCGCCGCCTGACCATCTTCTTCCAGGACGGCAAACTGACCCGGGTGGCTGGCGATGTCGTGCCGGCCAAGGACGGCCAGGCTGTCGGCGATGCCGGCGTGGACGCTCCGGAAGAAAAGACCCGGGTAATCGATCTCGGTTCCCTGCCCGCCGATGGCAAACCTCTGCCTCCGGTCGAGAACGAGCGCGGTTTCTTCGGTCGAATGCTCGAAAAGGTCGGTCTGTAA
- the fur gene encoding ferric iron uptake transcriptional regulator yields MNSSQSLKSIGLKATFPRMKILELFEKSSVRHLTAEDVYRLLIAEDMDIGLATVYRVLTQFEQAGILERHHFESGKAVFELNAGRHHDHLVCVQCGKVEEFYDEEIERRQQKIAEERGYSLQDHALYLYVECLKGDCPGKQAEEEKFQRGSE; encoded by the coding sequence ATGAATTCGTCCCAAAGCCTCAAGAGCATCGGCCTCAAGGCAACCTTTCCGCGCATGAAGATTCTCGAACTGTTCGAGAAAAGCTCCGTGCGCCACCTGACGGCCGAGGACGTTTATCGCCTGCTCATCGCTGAGGACATGGATATCGGCCTGGCCACGGTCTACCGGGTACTGACCCAGTTTGAGCAGGCCGGCATCCTGGAGCGGCACCATTTCGAATCAGGCAAGGCGGTCTTTGAACTCAACGCCGGCCGTCACCATGACCACCTGGTGTGCGTACAGTGCGGCAAGGTCGAAGAGTTCTACGACGAAGAAATCGAACGGCGCCAGCAAAAAATCGCCGAAGAACGGGGCTACTCCCTGCAGGACCACGCCCTGTACCTCTACGTCGAATGCCTCAAGGGCGACTGCCCGGGCAAGCAGGCCGAAGAAGAGAAGTTCCAGCGCGGCAGCGAGTAA
- the recN gene encoding DNA repair protein RecN: protein MLLRLTIRDFVIVDRLELEFAQGFGAFTGETGAGKSILVDALAFVLGERADSGLVRAGAARAEVTAAFEIAALPEIRQWLAEQDLASADGDDELLLRRVLEAGGRSRAYINGSPATLQQLKAVAEGLVDIHGQHAHQSLLRGDAQRALLDGQAGLRDEVRAVGDAWRAWQDARELLDAASRDGAQLAEERERLSWEVQELETLGLSADEWEGLNLEHKRLAHAASLIEGARFSLSALADADGACEEQLDGVLTRLDDLSAFDPTLAPVAELVRSAQTELAEAVSELRRYADRVELDPDRLVEAERRIDAVLSCARKYRETPETLPARLESARQRLAQLGDASDLEALAARVATAEARYRSLAQALSKKRAKAAEVLGKDVSAVMQELALSGGKFQIGLVPLEGGSAHGLEQVEFRIAGLSGSTAKPLAKVASGGELSRISLAIQVVTTRQAKVPTLVFDEVDVGIGGGVAEVVGRLLHRLGHDRQVLCVTHLPQVAARADHQWQVAKSQKGGEVLSRVASLDEQGRVEEIARMLGGVEITATTRRHAEEMLAAG, encoded by the coding sequence TGCGCTGGCCTTTGTCCTCGGCGAGCGGGCCGATAGCGGCCTGGTGCGTGCCGGTGCCGCCCGGGCCGAAGTCACCGCCGCCTTTGAGATCGCCGCCCTGCCGGAAATCCGCCAGTGGCTGGCGGAGCAGGATCTGGCCAGCGCCGACGGCGACGACGAGTTGCTGCTGCGCCGTGTGCTGGAAGCCGGCGGCCGGTCTCGCGCCTACATCAACGGTAGCCCCGCCACCCTGCAGCAACTGAAGGCCGTGGCCGAAGGCCTGGTGGATATCCACGGTCAGCACGCCCACCAGTCGCTGCTGCGCGGCGATGCCCAGCGGGCCTTGCTCGATGGTCAGGCCGGGCTGCGCGACGAGGTGCGGGCCGTGGGCGATGCGTGGCGGGCCTGGCAGGACGCTCGGGAATTGCTTGATGCCGCCAGTCGCGACGGTGCCCAATTGGCTGAGGAGCGGGAGCGGCTGTCCTGGGAAGTGCAGGAACTGGAAACCCTGGGCTTGTCCGCCGACGAATGGGAAGGCCTCAACCTCGAACACAAGCGCCTGGCCCATGCCGCCAGCCTGATCGAAGGCGCGCGTTTTTCCCTGAGTGCCCTGGCTGATGCCGATGGCGCTTGCGAAGAACAGCTCGACGGGGTGCTCACCCGGCTTGACGACCTGAGTGCCTTCGATCCGACCCTGGCGCCGGTGGCGGAACTGGTTCGCTCCGCGCAGACCGAGCTGGCTGAGGCAGTTTCGGAGCTGCGCCGCTACGCCGACCGGGTCGAACTGGACCCGGACCGGCTGGTGGAGGCCGAGCGGCGTATCGATGCCGTGTTGTCCTGTGCGCGTAAGTACCGGGAAACCCCGGAAACCCTGCCTGCCCGCCTGGAATCCGCCCGGCAGCGGCTTGCCCAGCTCGGCGACGCCAGCGACCTGGAGGCTCTGGCTGCCCGGGTGGCGACGGCGGAAGCCCGCTACCGCAGCTTGGCCCAGGCCCTGTCGAAGAAGCGGGCCAAGGCGGCGGAGGTGTTGGGCAAGGACGTGTCTGCCGTGATGCAGGAACTGGCTCTGTCCGGTGGCAAGTTCCAGATCGGGCTGGTGCCCCTGGAAGGGGGCAGTGCCCATGGCTTGGAACAGGTCGAATTTCGCATTGCCGGGTTGTCCGGCAGCACTGCCAAGCCCCTGGCCAAAGTAGCCTCCGGTGGCGAACTGTCGCGCATCAGCCTGGCCATCCAGGTGGTGACGACCCGGCAGGCTAAAGTGCCCACCCTGGTTTTCGACGAGGTGGACGTGGGGATCGGCGGCGGCGTGGCCGAAGTGGTGGGGCGCCTGTTGCACCGTCTCGGCCACGACCGGCAGGTGCTGTGCGTCACCCACCTGCCCCAGGTGGCGGCCCGGGCCGACCATCAATGGCAGGTGGCCAAGTCGCAAAAGGGCGGCGAGGTGCTCAGCCGGGTGGCATCCCTGGATGAGCAGGGACGAGTCGAGGAAATCGCCCGCATGCTCGGCGGAGTGGAGATCACTGCGACAACCCGGCGCCACGCCGAAGAAATGCTGGCGGCCGGCTGA